The following proteins are co-located in the Desulfurococcus amylolyticus Z-533 genome:
- a CDS encoding nucleotidyltransferase family protein, producing the protein MLAVILAGGYGKRLRPYTDDVPKPMIPVGDKPILEWQIEWLKKYGFREIILLVGYRKEKIIEYIGSGSRLGVRVTYVVEDEPLGTGGAIKNAEHVLSRNGTFLVINGDIITNLNPLKLVEKLEGSRYLGVIASIPLPSPYGVLEIEDEDRVKGFVEKPQLSDYWINAGVYALNPEALRYFPEKGDLEKTAFPAMARDGVLGTVRYTGVFWKAIDTFKELEEASRAIHEIFHESPQPLRRRE; encoded by the coding sequence ATGCTCGCCGTGATCCTGGCTGGAGGATATGGTAAAAGGCTTAGACCATACACGGATGACGTTCCTAAGCCAATGATCCCGGTTGGGGATAAACCTATCCTGGAATGGCAGATCGAGTGGTTGAAAAAGTATGGGTTTAGGGAGATAATTCTCCTAGTTGGCTATAGGAAGGAGAAGATAATAGAATATATTGGTAGTGGGAGCAGGCTTGGCGTGAGGGTTACATACGTAGTTGAGGATGAACCCTTGGGGACTGGGGGAGCCATTAAGAACGCTGAGCATGTCTTATCCAGGAACGGCACATTCCTAGTTATCAACGGAGATATAATTACCAATCTCAACCCGCTAAAGCTAGTCGAGAAACTTGAGGGTTCAAGGTATCTTGGTGTAATAGCATCGATACCTCTGCCAAGCCCATATGGTGTCCTCGAAATAGAGGATGAAGACAGGGTTAAGGGATTTGTTGAGAAGCCCCAGTTAAGTGACTACTGGATCAATGCCGGAGTATACGCTTTAAACCCTGAGGCTTTAAGATACTTCCCAGAGAAAGGGGACTTGGAGAAAACAGCGTTCCCTGCCATGGCCCGGGATGGAGTGCTAGGTACGGTGAGATATACTGGTGTATTCTGGAAGGCTATAGATACATTCAAGGAGTTAGAGGAGGCGTCCAGGGCGATCCATGAAATATTCCATGAATCACCTCAGCCACTTAGAAGGAGGGAGTAA